Within the Leishmania donovani BPK282A1 complete genome, chromosome 13 genome, the region NNNNNNNNNNNNNNNNNNNNNNNNNNNNNNNNNNNNNNNNNNNNNNNNNNNNNNNNNNNNNNNNNNNNNNNNNNNNNNNNNNNNNNNNNNNNNNNNNATACAGCACCGGCCACACGCCACACCGCACCCCCGCCCCACACATCCGCGCCgtgcgcagaggcagcagcagacacacgccggcacagcagtgcgccgactcagtcagctgagcacggccgccgcctcacacTCTACGCAGACCCTCtctgccggtcgccacctgctgcgtcCCTCGGGGGTGTCCCAggcccccacccacccaccccacacacacacaccagtaggcagtgaGCGTCGGGCgggatgcgttcgagtcacgcggaagcttcgcccatcacatggatggcgcaagcgtgtgcgctgtcgcaggtcgctctgGCCTCTCTGCGTCGTGGGCACGGGAACCCCCGTCACCACCCGAAGTGGTTCGGCATGGGCAGGGctggaaaaaaaacgaggagggggagggctgctTCGGCttctcacccacccacacacacacagaatgggaggtgtgcgtgtgcagtgGAGCCTGTGAGACTACGCTGAGGTGGGCTGCATCATCCGGGAGGCcggcgaagaggagagaacGGAAGAGAATAGGAAGTAGGAAACACACTGTTAGGAAAGAGGTGCAGAAAAAAGAGGTCAGCGAAGTAAACCTTGTGAGagggcgcgcgcacagaggaCCCTCTGCAGTTGCTGTGTAGAGGCATGTTGGGTGGTGGTCTAAAGCAGGTTGTAAAGCAGCAACCACTCCGCTTCGCAATCGACTCCCTGTTCCGTATGCATGCCACCCACATacgccttctccttcaccGGCTTGACGGCACAAGCATACTGGGGTCGCAACTGCTGTGCGTTCCTCTACAAAAACGAGCGTGAGTTGTGAGAGGGGAGTGGGTCTGGGCATGCGACGATCCGCACAAACGACCGCactcttccccttccctctcctccctcctcctttgccatcagcagcagcacacgcaacTTCACTACTGAGGGATCACACTGGTCGACATCTTCTAGTGGGAGGCTcagcaggggggggggaggtggaggcgttCCTCCGTGTGAGACAAGAACCAAAGAAAGCGCAAGAGGTAAGGGACAAAATAAGGGCGTCGCGGAGACGACGGGGAGGGCGAACTGAGTTACAACAACAAGTGAGCGCGGTACGTTCCTGTCGACCGCTGTGAGTCGCCGTTGCCATCACCACccgtccaccaccaccatcatcaccgATCGTCGTCCGCAGCCCGCACTCTTTCGAGCGTTCACAGGCAGAGAACATAATtagccacacacgcacacacgcgcatgtagatatatatatatatatatatagaagCTTGTaagagagaagagcacgAGAAGACAACATCATCCTCACAAACTCAACAgcgcgggagggagggagagggaggtgagcgggggtgggggtggggattACAACAACAAAGCcaaaggaagggaaggaagggagcCCAGCACACAGGCCGCTGCGTATGCACGTGGGCTATAGGTGTATACGgtatgcctgtgtgtgcttgtACTCGGTGTGTATGGAGAGGAAGGTGGGCCTGTattatgcgtgtgtgtgtgtgtgtgatggagCATGGGAGAGGCCTCGAGCCTTAGAGGGTGGGCAGGAACTCGTacggctgctgtgcgccgACTATGATGTCATTCACCAACGCACATACCTATATTCGCTCCaccctttccttttcttcgcttACATAAAACAGCAGATATGTTCCGATACACATCATGTGAACATGTGAGCGTACGCAAAGTCCGTCTTGCGGGCTGGCGCGGTCTCGTTCTTTTCTGCGCTATCGTACTGCTGCACTATGGGCCGCCGGGAGCACCCCTTTATAAGAAGAACGGCTCCCTTATTCCCGTTGACACCGCAGTAATTCGGTGCGGAGAAGATCGTCAAGACGCGGTCGTTGTGAGTCCACATGTGGCCCTCCAtcgccacctggtgcgcgcggcagATAAAATCGAAGTTGTTGTCGGCGCAGAATCGGTTCGAGGCTGATGGGCCAAACAAGAagccgcagccgcgaggGTTCTGCTCGTACATGGCCACCTCGTTCGTTGGGTCCGACCAGAGAAGCCCTGCGATAAGGTCATCCTCCGCGGCCGTGATGTTGCCGCAGCTGTAATTGTGCCGCTCCAGGGCGCAGATATCCTCCACATTCTGCAAAACCGGCGAGAGGCCGCCGTGCGTCACAAAGAAGCGCATGTACAGTGTCTGCACAATCGCGGCCAGCGGTAGGTCGAGGAACACCTTGTTCACGGCGCTCCACACCGCCGTcccggccgcggcgcccagcgacgacgtcgcCTCCGTCAAGAAGCCGTACACGCGCGacgtcttctcctcctcgtggtTGCCACGCGTCAGGTAAACTAGCGTCGGGTATTCCACCTTCagtgccagcagcagcagcaccacctccaggCTGTGCGGGCCGCGGTCCACGTAGTCACCCATGAACAGGAAGCGGCGGTCGCGTCCGTCGGGGGTGCACCGCCACCCNNNNNNNNNNNNNNNNNNNNNNNNNNNNNNNNNNNNNNNNNNNNNNNNNNNNNNNNNNNNNNNNNNNNNNNNNNNNNNNNNNNNNNNNNNNNNNNNNNNtgcaccggcgccggtcgTACTGCTGGCAGAGCACGCTCGTGTAGAGGTCCTGGAACTGGCCGTGGATgtcgcccaccaccaccagcgtgTCGTGCGCTACCAcctccagctccagcagcgttGGCTCCTTCACtagcaccgccgtcgccgcagcgcacagcTTCATGATGTAGTCCTCGTTGAAGAAGCTCGCCTGCGTGTactcgtcgccgtccttcTGCGATGCCGTCGGGGCAccgacgtcgccgcgctcgccacggcgcagcagccactcgATCAGCGGCAAAAACTCTCCGCTGTGTGGCGTCGCACCGAAGAAGTCAAACGTCCGCTTGTGCTGTaccccttcttcctcttggAAGTCCGGCGTGCTTGACAGGCTAGTGCCgcctgccaccgcctccaacACTGAGGAAAAGCTTCTGTTAGAGAGCAGGTGCTCCCGGGTTCGGTCTGTTGGACTGCGCAGAGGGTCGGGCAGGCGGTTGCTGGTCTTGGCTTCGCTGATGGCGAGCGTAGACGGGCGTTCGGCCATCGCCACCGACGGCCGCGAGTGAGGGGGGCTCGTGGGGTGCCGCAGCTTCCATGGTATGGCCGGTCGGCGATCGGGGAAGGGCTCGTGAATCTGATGGGCGCGCCGTGGCTGCAACGCTGGCGGGGCAGGCGGTGAAGGTGCTGTGCTAATCTTAGGGGGGAGTCGCACGCACGGCAGTGGTATTGTGGTGCGGCTCTCGGTGGAGGACCTCGTcgtaccgccgccgccagtaCTACGGCTGCCGGCCCCCATTGACGTAGTTGCATCCTCTACCGTGGCAGGGGCACTCGCCCATTCAACCGGGCTCGCTGGTGACTTTtcaggcgccgccgcggttgTAGGCTCATGCGCTGGTGAGGTGGTGATGAGTGTGGAGAGCCGGCGCG harbors:
- a CDS encoding phosphoprotein phosphatase, putative; translated protein: MAERPSTLAISEAKTSNRLPDPLRSPTDRTREHLLSNRSFSSVLEAVAGGTSLSSTPDFQEEEGVQHKRTFDFFGATPHSGEFLPLIEWLLRRGERGDVGAPTASQKDGDEYTQASFFNEDYIMKLCAAATAVLVKEPTLLELEVVAHDTLVVVGDIHGQFQDLYTSVLCQQYDRRR